One genomic segment of Candidatus Auribacterota bacterium includes these proteins:
- a CDS encoding PHP domain-containing protein, which translates to MTLVRHASRETSHESRVTGFTHLHNHFWGSYSDSVLSVDEGLDRAAALGLTAMAITDHGELALHPIFLEACLKRNMRPILGCECNFVENAARTIESGDTHRNHLILLARDDAGHRNLVSLISESWTNNCFQGQRGLVDWALLEKYHEGLVCLNGCYYGSFPLKIIREGMKAGERELRRYLDIFGEDFHPEMMSIGYELQKISNAGILELVPRYGLKPVITNDVHYPYPEDWIAHDIIIKSRYGSISDFSVETKSIWLKSEQEMLSLGFDSAYIRNTMEVAEKCRVRLHGGIESPPVMLGSAEEDINHLSGLCLRAIEGKVPPADRASWARLFRSEERLIREAGLAGYLLAAAELASYFHRSKKKVALVEGRAGRSAAACLLGLSDPPPDLNAEPGLHNFTNLAIKCPNPGSAIRHLMDRFGPDRVCRVAEMVPIRGGDALLYTAEVLGIPAKEREEGLEEVIKAASVEENISRSAALAGLCQAMPELLKWARRIEGIPRISRPSQSTAAVTGGPIARLLPLKRLGKDIFAQYDAEGARLAGFITLELREY; encoded by the coding sequence ATGACGCTAGTGCGGCACGCATCACGAGAAACGAGCCACGAGTCACGAGTCACGGGTTTCACCCACCTCCACAACCACTTCTGGGGCTCCTATTCCGACAGCGTGCTCTCCGTCGATGAGGGGCTCGACCGCGCGGCCGCGCTGGGGCTGACGGCCATGGCAATCACCGACCACGGAGAGCTTGCCCTGCACCCAATCTTCCTTGAGGCCTGCCTCAAGAGGAACATGCGGCCGATCCTCGGCTGCGAGTGCAACTTCGTTGAAAACGCCGCCAGGACGATCGAAAGCGGCGACACCCACCGCAATCACCTGATCCTTCTGGCCCGGGACGATGCCGGACACCGCAATCTGGTCAGCCTGATCAGCGAGTCCTGGACCAATAACTGTTTCCAGGGCCAGCGCGGTCTCGTTGACTGGGCCCTCCTTGAAAAGTACCACGAGGGGCTGGTGTGCCTAAACGGCTGCTACTACGGCTCGTTCCCTCTGAAGATCATACGCGAGGGGATGAAGGCCGGCGAGAGGGAGCTGAGACGCTACCTCGACATTTTCGGAGAAGACTTCCATCCAGAAATGATGAGCATCGGTTACGAGCTCCAGAAAATATCCAACGCGGGGATACTGGAGCTTGTCCCGCGCTACGGACTGAAGCCGGTTATCACCAACGACGTCCACTACCCCTACCCGGAGGATTGGATAGCGCACGATATCATAATAAAAAGCCGCTACGGCAGTATAAGCGATTTCAGCGTCGAGACCAAAAGCATATGGCTGAAGAGCGAGCAGGAGATGCTCTCTCTCGGCTTTGACTCCGCCTATATACGCAATACCATGGAAGTGGCCGAGAAGTGCCGGGTTCGCCTCCATGGCGGGATCGAATCCCCCCCGGTAATGCTCGGCTCGGCGGAAGAAGACATCAATCACCTCTCCGGCCTGTGTCTGCGGGCGATCGAGGGAAAAGTGCCGCCGGCGGACAGGGCTTCCTGGGCAAGGTTGTTCAGGTCTGAGGAGCGTCTGATAAGAGAGGCCGGCCTGGCCGGTTACCTGCTGGCGGCCGCGGAGCTGGCCTCGTATTTTCACAGGTCAAAAAAGAAGGTCGCTCTTGTTGAAGGCCGCGCGGGGCGGAGCGCCGCCGCCTGTCTCCTGGGCCTCAGCGATCCCCCTCCCGATCTGAACGCCGAACCGGGGCTTCACAACTTCACTAACCTGGCGATCAAATGCCCCAACCCTGGCAGCGCGATCAGGCATCTCATGGACAGGTTCGGCCCGGACAGGGTATGCCGTGTCGCGGAGATGGTCCCTATCCGCGGCGGCGACGCCCTGCTTTACACGGCGGAGGTCCTGGGCATACCGGCAAAAGAGAGGGAAGAGGGCCTTGAAGAAGTGATAAAAGCCGCGAGCGTCGAGGAGAACATCTCAAGGAGCGCCGCCCTCGCCGGATTGTGCCAGGCAATGCCCGAGCTCCTCAAATGGGCCCGGAGGATAGAAGGCATACCCCGGATATCGCGCCCATCTCAAAGCACCGCCGCCGTCACAGGCGGCCCCATCGCCCGCCTCCTTCCTCTCAAGAGACTCGGCAAGGATATATTCGCCCAGTATGATGCCGAGGGGGCGCGGCTCGCAGGATTCATCACGCTCGAACTGAGAGAATATTAA
- a CDS encoding DNA recombination protein RmuC has protein sequence MPQYIWFFILAVAAGIVTALGFSHLWRTKSARIAAELMGRSQEEKSRELEAILERVKGSFAILSQEALGRSVNEFLKLAAQTLQTHVKDGEKDLEGKKKLIDQNLKSMTEEMERVRALLKDFEKERSQQYGALVNQLRATGELTAKLEHTTVELTTALSSSRQRGQWGERMAEDVLRMAGFIEGIQYRKQKQIEGAAGRPDFTFYLPQQMVVNMDVKFPLDNYMHYVAAKTDADRERSATHFIRDVQNRVKELTGREYIDPAGGTLDYVLMFIPNEQVYAFIHEKAPELIDRAMEKRVVLCSPITLYAILAVIRQAVENFNLEQKTAQILSLLGTFLSQWSKFTEGMDKMGKRILEAEKEYEALMSTRRNALERPLRKIDELRQQKGIEIASLPAGEGDDLAAGEAETLLEETGQPDAQRE, from the coding sequence ATGCCCCAGTACATATGGTTTTTTATCCTCGCCGTCGCCGCGGGTATCGTGACCGCCCTCGGGTTCTCGCACCTCTGGCGGACAAAGAGCGCGCGAATTGCCGCCGAGCTCATGGGCCGGTCGCAGGAAGAGAAGTCCAGGGAGCTCGAGGCGATCCTGGAGCGGGTGAAGGGCTCGTTCGCCATCCTCTCGCAGGAGGCCCTCGGCCGCAGCGTGAACGAGTTTCTCAAGCTTGCCGCGCAGACGCTCCAGACTCACGTCAAGGATGGAGAAAAGGATCTCGAGGGCAAGAAAAAGCTCATCGACCAGAACCTCAAATCCATGACCGAGGAGATGGAGCGGGTGCGCGCACTGCTCAAGGATTTTGAGAAAGAGCGCAGCCAGCAGTACGGGGCGCTTGTGAACCAGCTCAGGGCCACCGGCGAGCTCACCGCAAAGCTCGAGCACACCACGGTCGAGCTCACCACGGCGCTCTCGAGCAGCCGGCAGCGGGGGCAGTGGGGAGAGCGGATGGCAGAGGACGTGCTGCGCATGGCGGGGTTCATCGAGGGGATCCAGTACCGCAAACAGAAGCAGATCGAGGGAGCCGCGGGGAGGCCGGACTTCACGTTCTACCTGCCGCAGCAGATGGTCGTCAACATGGATGTGAAATTCCCGCTGGACAACTACATGCACTACGTGGCAGCGAAAACAGACGCGGACAGGGAGCGGTCCGCAACGCACTTTATCAGGGACGTGCAGAACCGCGTCAAGGAGCTCACGGGCAGGGAATACATCGATCCGGCTGGAGGCACCCTCGATTACGTGCTCATGTTCATACCGAACGAGCAGGTGTACGCGTTCATCCATGAAAAGGCGCCTGAGCTGATCGACCGGGCGATGGAGAAGCGGGTGGTGCTCTGCTCGCCCATAACCCTCTACGCCATCCTCGCCGTGATCCGCCAGGCGGTGGAGAATTTCAACCTCGAGCAGAAAACCGCCCAGATCCTCTCGCTCCTCGGCACCTTCCTCTCCCAGTGGAGCAAATTCACCGAGGGGATGGACAAAATGGGGAAAAGAATCCTCGAGGCCGAGAAGGAGTACGAGGCGCTCATGTCAACGAGGCGCAACGCCCTCGAGCGCCCCCTCAGAAAGATCGACGAGCTCCGCCAGCAGAAGGGGATCGAGATCGCGTCGCTCCCGGCAGGGGAAGGCGATGACCTCGCCGCGGGTGAAGCGGAAACCCTGTTGGAGGAAACCGGACAGCCCGATGCTCAACGCGAGTGA
- the mpl gene encoding UDP-N-acetylmuramate:L-alanyl-gamma-D-glutamyl-meso-diaminopimelate ligase, translating into MKIHLSAICGMGMGSLAQLLRASGHEVSGSDASCYPPMSTLLEQVGIEIKNGFTPEHISADTELVIIGNAVRSDNPEVGETLRRGLRYLSFPQALEEMYLVQRTSVVVAGTHGKTTTCSLIAWMLHHAGLSPGFLIGGVLRNFDSSSARGAGRHFVVEGDEYHTAFFDRAPKFLHYRPHVGILTSIDFDHADIFSGIAACEDAFASFAALIPPNGRLIACGDDPRVREVCARASVAPVEWYGFRDDSQWRIADYHSAGSGASFTILADGSETVTIDSPLAGRHNALNAAAAFAAAHGLGVSPGSIRDAIMSYQGVKRRQEVRGVVDDIVVIDDFAHHPIEVRETIAALKERYAGRRLWAVWEPRTNSSRRSFFQNDYPGAFLKADRVIVAGVYHPEQIEPECRFSPEKLVADLRGRGINARVIENVDDILRTIEAELTAGDVLLIMSNGSFGGIHGRIIEALRARSGTQHRGKPGARASKREGEPLN; encoded by the coding sequence ATGAAAATTCACTTAAGCGCGATCTGCGGCATGGGGATGGGCTCGCTCGCGCAACTCCTCAGGGCGAGCGGCCACGAAGTGAGCGGCTCCGACGCGAGCTGCTATCCTCCCATGTCAACTCTCCTCGAGCAGGTCGGCATTGAGATAAAGAACGGATTCACTCCGGAGCATATCAGCGCGGATACAGAGCTGGTGATCATCGGGAATGCGGTGCGGAGCGACAATCCCGAGGTTGGAGAAACACTGCGCCGGGGGTTGAGATACCTCTCATTCCCGCAGGCGCTCGAGGAGATGTACCTCGTACAGCGGACCAGCGTGGTAGTCGCGGGGACGCACGGGAAGACGACCACCTGCTCCCTCATCGCCTGGATGCTCCACCACGCGGGTCTCTCCCCCGGCTTCCTCATCGGCGGCGTCCTGCGCAACTTCGACTCCAGCAGCGCGCGGGGAGCCGGGCGGCACTTTGTCGTCGAGGGAGATGAGTACCATACCGCCTTCTTCGATCGCGCGCCGAAGTTCCTCCACTACCGGCCTCACGTCGGCATCCTGACGAGCATCGATTTCGACCACGCCGATATCTTCAGCGGCATCGCTGCCTGCGAGGACGCCTTCGCGAGCTTCGCGGCGCTCATCCCCCCCAACGGCCGCCTCATCGCGTGCGGGGACGATCCCCGCGTCCGCGAGGTCTGCGCGCGTGCGAGCGTAGCGCCGGTTGAATGGTATGGATTCCGCGATGATTCACAATGGCGTATCGCGGACTATCACAGTGCGGGCAGCGGCGCATCGTTCACGATACTCGCTGACGGGAGCGAAACTGTTACGATAGACTCTCCACTCGCCGGAAGGCATAACGCCCTCAACGCCGCCGCTGCATTCGCGGCCGCGCACGGTCTGGGAGTCTCCCCCGGCAGTATCCGTGACGCGATCATGAGCTATCAGGGAGTCAAGCGGAGGCAGGAGGTCCGCGGCGTCGTCGATGACATCGTCGTGATCGACGACTTCGCGCACCACCCCATCGAGGTACGCGAAACGATCGCCGCGCTCAAGGAGCGCTACGCGGGGCGGAGGCTCTGGGCAGTATGGGAACCGCGTACAAACTCAAGCCGCAGGAGCTTTTTCCAGAACGATTATCCCGGCGCCTTCCTCAAGGCTGACCGCGTCATCGTGGCGGGCGTGTACCATCCGGAGCAGATCGAACCGGAATGCCGCTTCTCACCGGAAAAGCTCGTCGCCGATCTCCGCGGGAGGGGAATCAACGCGCGCGTCATCGAGAACGTTGATGATATCCTCCGCACGATCGAGGCTGAGCTCACGGCAGGGGATGTCCTCCTCATCATGTCCAACGGCTCTTTCGGGGGAATCCACGGGCGCATCATCGAGGCGCTGCGCGCGCGATCGGGCACTCAGCATCGGGGAAAACCGGGCGCGCGCGCATCGAAACGCGAGGGGGAGCCCCTGAACTAA
- a CDS encoding LD-carboxypeptidase, whose amino-acid sequence MTSAIKPPRLRPGDTIGIAAPASAFEEEAFHRGIRRIHDAGYRTSFCPDIFSRSGYLAGTDERRADELHRLFADRTISAIFCARGGYGSQRILPLLDAATIRRNPKIFMGYSDITALHTYFQKMCDLVTFHGPLVTELDRMDAGAVSFVFESLGRKSPWGELPACGIEALCPGNAEGELIGGNLSIYSILLGTVYAPLMEEKILFFEDRGEKPYAIDRIFSHLKLAGIFNRINGLILGQFVPPVGWEGEEESYGAEIKRIVLEAALEFNFPVLANFPAGHARRNICFPMGVRVRIDGIKKTVAIVESCLAG is encoded by the coding sequence ATGACCAGCGCGATTAAACCGCCACGGCTCCGGCCCGGCGACACCATAGGAATCGCAGCGCCCGCGAGCGCGTTTGAGGAGGAGGCGTTCCACCGCGGCATACGCCGCATCCACGACGCGGGTTATCGCACCTCCTTTTGCCCCGATATCTTTTCGCGCAGCGGTTACCTCGCCGGTACCGACGAGCGGAGGGCGGACGAGCTGCACCGCCTCTTTGCCGACCGCACCATCAGCGCGATCTTCTGCGCGCGCGGCGGCTACGGCTCGCAGCGGATACTCCCGCTGCTCGACGCCGCGACGATCCGGAGGAACCCCAAGATCTTCATGGGCTACAGCGATATCACGGCACTCCATACTTACTTCCAGAAGATGTGCGATCTCGTCACCTTCCATGGCCCCCTTGTGACCGAACTGGACAGGATGGACGCTGGTGCGGTAAGTTTTGTCTTCGAGTCTCTCGGCCGTAAAAGTCCATGGGGAGAACTGCCTGCATGCGGGATAGAGGCTCTGTGCCCGGGAAATGCAGAGGGAGAGCTGATAGGGGGTAACCTTTCAATTTATTCTATCCTCCTCGGGACTGTGTACGCGCCTCTCATGGAGGAGAAGATCCTATTTTTTGAGGACAGGGGAGAAAAACCTTATGCGATTGACCGCATTTTTTCTCACCTCAAACTTGCCGGCATATTCAACAGGATAAATGGATTGATCCTAGGGCAGTTTGTTCCGCCTGTGGGATGGGAGGGGGAAGAAGAGAGCTACGGGGCGGAGATTAAGCGAATAGTACTGGAGGCAGCGCTCGAATTCAACTTCCCCGTGTTGGCGAATTTCCCCGCGGGACACGCCAGGAGAAATATATGCTTTCCCATGGGCGTACGGGTCAGGATCGATGGGATAAAGAAGACAGTGGCAATCGTTGAATCGTGCCTGGCGGGGTGA
- a CDS encoding phosphotransferase → MPQSKEKRIERFLRSRSAAPEPLQRLRGDASLRSFYRISYRGGTAVMMVRDELQPDEDRSFTDVRDHLAACGAAVPEIYEYDEGNGVILMEDFGDLTLEERLRGADEETFTRFYRIAIEELLTIHILGTSLRRECVARHRSFDRKKLMEELDFFLLHTVEGLYRAKLEEDEREAIREGFSILATRLAAFPRVLNHRDYHSRNLMVVDGALKIVDFQDARMGPCQYDLASLLRDSYTVLEGSLRRQMVEYYLRESAERGMAWHDREVFLDRFDLVSLQRNLKACGTFGYMAVARGNDCYLACLEPTFAYVKENAQRFDFMGECVRLLARHIPLLR, encoded by the coding sequence ATGCCGCAGTCAAAGGAAAAGAGGATTGAGCGTTTTTTAAGGAGCAGATCGGCCGCGCCCGAGCCGCTCCAGCGCCTCAGGGGGGATGCATCTCTTCGCTCATTTTACAGAATCAGTTACCGTGGGGGGACGGCGGTCATGATGGTGCGTGACGAGCTGCAGCCTGACGAAGACCGGTCGTTCACCGATGTGAGAGACCACCTGGCCGCGTGTGGAGCTGCGGTGCCCGAGATCTACGAGTATGATGAGGGAAATGGCGTGATCCTCATGGAGGACTTCGGCGACCTCACCCTCGAGGAGAGACTGAGGGGGGCGGACGAGGAGACGTTCACCCGTTTCTATCGCATCGCGATCGAAGAACTGCTCACCATACATATCCTCGGCACCAGCCTCCGGCGTGAGTGTGTCGCGCGTCACCGATCATTTGACCGGAAAAAGCTGATGGAGGAGCTTGATTTTTTTCTCCTGCATACCGTGGAGGGGTTGTACCGGGCGAAGCTGGAGGAGGACGAACGGGAGGCGATCCGCGAGGGGTTCTCCATTCTCGCTACTCGGCTCGCGGCGTTCCCACGCGTGCTCAACCACCGCGACTACCACAGCCGCAACCTCATGGTGGTGGATGGCGCGCTCAAGATAGTTGATTTCCAGGACGCCCGCATGGGGCCCTGCCAGTACGACCTCGCGTCGCTGCTCAGGGATTCCTACACGGTGCTGGAGGGGTCGCTCCGTCGCCAAATGGTCGAGTACTATCTTCGCGAGAGTGCGGAGCGGGGGATGGCATGGCATGACAGGGAAGTGTTCCTCGACCGTTTCGACCTCGTGAGCCTCCAGCGGAACCTCAAGGCCTGCGGGACGTTCGGGTACATGGCGGTGGCGAGAGGCAATGATTGCTACCTCGCCTGCCTCGAGCCGACGTTCGCGTACGTGAAGGAGAATGCGCAGAGATTTGATTTCATGGGGGAGTGCGTGCGGCTCCTCGCGCGCCATATTCCGCTGCTGCGGTAG
- a CDS encoding NDP-sugar synthase: MVLAAGLGTRLRPFTNELPKPLLPVANRPQIEFVLELLRLSGVSDVIINLHHLAEPVRSRLGSRYRALLHIDYSAETEILGTGGGFKKVEDFFDEDPFILINADTLMDIDLARAIRRHVECEAAATMVVREWEEGAGFGRVEMDGEGRIRRMLERVPGEGLTPVIFTGVHVLSRKIFDYLPEGRFSCINRDGYRAMLEAGERVCGFQASGYWRDIGTLASYFDATMDFIHGRMPAHCERLVALGRETDYGAAMPGIEFIPPVIMGRDCQIERGCRIGPAVVLGDCCRVGGGCRLERVVALPGAVFQGGELVNGCIRSERASVSV, from the coding sequence ATGGTCCTTGCCGCCGGCCTCGGCACGCGCCTCAGGCCGTTCACTAATGAGCTCCCCAAGCCCCTCCTCCCGGTCGCGAACCGCCCGCAGATTGAGTTCGTCCTGGAGCTGCTGCGGCTCTCGGGGGTGAGCGACGTTATCATCAATCTCCATCACCTCGCCGAGCCGGTGCGTTCGCGCCTCGGCTCCCGCTACCGCGCGCTCCTCCACATCGACTATTCTGCCGAGACAGAGATACTGGGGACGGGGGGAGGGTTCAAGAAGGTCGAGGATTTCTTTGACGAGGATCCGTTCATCCTGATCAATGCGGATACGCTGATGGACATAGATCTCGCGCGCGCGATCCGCCGGCACGTCGAATGCGAAGCGGCGGCGACGATGGTGGTGCGGGAGTGGGAAGAGGGGGCGGGTTTTGGCCGGGTTGAGATGGATGGAGAGGGGAGGATCAGGCGCATGCTCGAGAGGGTACCCGGGGAAGGGCTCACTCCGGTCATCTTCACCGGCGTTCACGTGCTCAGTAGAAAAATATTCGACTATCTCCCCGAAGGTCGCTTCTCATGCATCAACAGGGATGGCTACAGGGCAATGCTCGAAGCGGGTGAGCGCGTGTGCGGCTTCCAGGCGAGCGGCTACTGGAGGGATATCGGAACGCTCGCGAGCTACTTCGACGCCACTATGGATTTCATCCACGGGAGGATGCCCGCCCATTGTGAGCGTCTGGTGGCGTTGGGGAGAGAGACGGATTATGGAGCCGCGATGCCCGGGATTGAGTTCATCCCGCCGGTCATCATGGGTCGGGACTGCCAGATTGAGAGGGGCTGCAGGATCGGGCCGGCGGTCGTCCTGGGGGATTGCTGTCGCGTGGGCGGCGGCTGCAGGTTGGAGAGGGTCGTGGCCCTGCCCGGCGCGGTGTTCCAGGGGGGCGAACTGGTGAACGGATGCATCAGGTCAGAGAGGGCGTCAGTGAGCGTATGA
- a CDS encoding sigma-70 family RNA polymerase sigma factor: protein MSDERTRGIEKDRRLVALCATGDEASWDCFLDEYGALIYRIIGNYQRKQQEVRELFIYVVENLWSGGARRLRAWEGRSRFSTYLAAVTARLCIDYFRGRLHRERARYEPLDEDEPSPVSRAGIGRGGRAGAPRPVVQRECGEILMNCVGRLAEDERDIVTLFYWQGRRYAEIASLMGIPVGSVGKRLLSARGRIHRMLVRSGIKNIADLLE, encoded by the coding sequence ATGAGCGATGAGCGCACGAGAGGAATCGAAAAAGACCGCCGCCTCGTCGCCCTCTGTGCTACGGGGGATGAAGCATCATGGGATTGTTTCCTGGATGAATACGGAGCCCTCATCTACCGCATCATCGGGAATTACCAACGAAAGCAGCAGGAGGTGCGCGAGCTCTTTATCTATGTCGTTGAAAATCTCTGGAGTGGCGGAGCGCGGAGGTTGCGCGCGTGGGAAGGCCGGTCCAGATTTTCAACGTACCTCGCCGCGGTTACCGCGCGCCTCTGCATTGATTATTTCAGGGGGCGCCTGCACCGGGAACGGGCACGATATGAGCCATTGGACGAGGATGAACCCTCGCCGGTGTCCCGTGCGGGTATAGGCCGGGGAGGACGGGCGGGAGCGCCGCGCCCTGTCGTGCAGCGAGAGTGCGGTGAGATCCTGATGAATTGCGTGGGGCGCCTCGCTGAAGATGAGCGCGATATCGTGACGTTGTTCTACTGGCAGGGGCGACGGTACGCCGAGATCGCGTCGCTCATGGGAATCCCGGTGGGCAGTGTGGGGAAGAGGCTCCTCAGCGCGCGCGGGAGGATCCATCGGATGCTCGTCCGGAGCGGCATAAAAAATATTGCAGATTTACTGGAATAA